One window from the genome of Jiangella alba encodes:
- the ald gene encoding alanine dehydrogenase, translating into MLVGIPTEVKNNEYRVAITPAGVHEFVRNGHDVLVQAGAGLGSSVRDEEYVAAGARIAPDADAVWAAADLVLKVKEPVADEYHRMRRDQVLFTYLHLAASLECTQALLDSGITAVAYETVETADGHLPLLAPMSEVAGRMATQVGAHVLERAQGGRGVLIGGVPGVKSAKVVVIGAGMAGMNAAVIAMGMQADVSVLDKNVARLRDVEELYGGKAQTIASNLYEIETAVVDADLVIGAVLVPGAKAPTLVSDDLVSRMRPGSVLVDIAIDQGGCFESSRPTTHDDPTFRVHESIFYCVANMPGAVPHTSTYALTNVTLPYAVELANRGWRDAARADAVLAKGVNVHDGAIVYEPVAEAHGLPSVPLEKVLH; encoded by the coding sequence GTGCTGGTCGGCATCCCAACCGAGGTGAAGAACAACGAGTACCGGGTGGCCATCACGCCGGCCGGCGTGCACGAGTTCGTCCGCAACGGCCACGACGTGCTGGTGCAGGCCGGCGCCGGGCTCGGCTCGTCGGTCCGCGACGAGGAGTACGTCGCGGCGGGCGCCCGCATCGCGCCCGACGCCGACGCCGTCTGGGCGGCGGCCGACCTGGTGCTGAAGGTCAAGGAGCCGGTCGCGGACGAGTACCACCGCATGCGCCGCGACCAGGTGCTGTTCACCTACCTGCACCTCGCCGCGTCGCTGGAGTGCACGCAGGCGCTGCTCGACTCCGGCATCACGGCGGTCGCCTACGAGACGGTCGAGACGGCCGACGGGCACCTGCCGCTGCTGGCGCCGATGAGCGAGGTGGCCGGGCGCATGGCGACGCAGGTCGGGGCGCACGTGCTGGAGCGGGCACAGGGCGGTCGCGGCGTGCTGATCGGCGGCGTGCCGGGGGTGAAGTCGGCGAAGGTGGTCGTCATCGGCGCCGGCATGGCCGGCATGAACGCCGCCGTCATCGCCATGGGCATGCAGGCCGACGTCTCGGTGCTGGACAAGAACGTCGCCCGGCTGCGCGACGTCGAAGAGCTCTACGGCGGCAAGGCGCAGACCATCGCGTCGAACCTGTACGAGATCGAGACCGCGGTCGTCGACGCCGACCTCGTCATCGGCGCCGTGCTGGTGCCGGGCGCGAAGGCGCCGACGCTGGTCTCCGACGACCTGGTGTCGCGCATGCGGCCCGGCAGCGTGCTCGTCGACATCGCCATCGACCAGGGCGGCTGCTTCGAGAGCTCGCGGCCCACCACGCACGACGACCCGACCTTCCGGGTGCACGAGTCGATCTTCTACTGTGTCGCGAACATGCCCGGCGCGGTGCCGCACACCTCGACGTACGCGCTGACGAACGTCACGCTGCCGTACGCCGTCGAGCTGGCCAACCGGGGCTGGCGCGACGCCGCGCGAGCCGACGCGGTGCTGGCGAAGGGCGTGAACGTGCACGACGGCGCTATCGTCTACGAGCCGGTCGCCGAGGCGCACGGCCTGCCGTCCGTCCCGCTGGAGAAGGTCCTGCACTAG
- the xerD gene encoding site-specific tyrosine recombinase XerD, protein MDTTESALERAVRGYLDHLAVERGLAANTLASYRRDLRRYTEFLRDRGREAPEKVEEEDVTAFLRSLREGSESRVALSATSAARTVVAVRGLHRFLHREGLSDGDPAGGVRPPTPPRRLPKAIPLAQVERLLEAASAGEGPRVLRDRALLEVLYGCGARISEAVGLDRDDLDAESGTVLLRGKGGKDRVVPLGSYAWEAVDAYLVRARPALVGTGRGTPALFLNARGGRLSRQSAWTVLRTAAARAGLSTTVTPHTLRHSFATHLLEGGADVRVVQELLGHASVTTTQVYTLVTVDQLREVYVAAHPRARSSAAPARGRLPSQDEA, encoded by the coding sequence ATGGACACCACCGAGTCCGCGCTGGAACGTGCCGTCCGCGGCTACCTCGACCACCTCGCCGTCGAGCGCGGGCTGGCCGCCAACACGCTCGCCTCCTACCGCCGCGACCTGCGGCGTTACACCGAGTTCCTGCGCGATCGCGGCCGCGAGGCGCCGGAGAAGGTCGAGGAGGAGGACGTCACCGCGTTCCTGCGCAGCCTGCGCGAGGGCTCCGAGTCCCGCGTCGCGCTCAGCGCGACCTCGGCGGCGCGCACCGTCGTCGCCGTCCGCGGGCTGCACCGGTTCCTGCACCGGGAGGGGCTGTCCGACGGCGACCCGGCCGGCGGGGTCCGCCCGCCGACGCCGCCGCGGCGGCTGCCCAAGGCGATCCCGCTGGCCCAGGTCGAACGGCTGCTGGAGGCGGCGTCGGCCGGCGAGGGGCCGCGGGTGCTGCGCGACCGCGCGCTGCTCGAGGTGCTCTACGGCTGCGGCGCGCGCATCTCCGAGGCGGTCGGCCTCGACCGCGACGACCTCGACGCGGAGTCCGGGACGGTGCTGCTGCGCGGCAAGGGCGGCAAGGACCGCGTCGTCCCGCTGGGCAGCTACGCCTGGGAGGCCGTCGACGCCTACCTGGTCCGGGCCCGCCCGGCGCTGGTCGGCACCGGGCGGGGGACGCCGGCGCTCTTTCTCAACGCCCGCGGCGGGCGGCTGTCGCGGCAGAGCGCGTGGACGGTGCTGCGGACGGCGGCCGCGCGGGCCGGGCTGTCCACCACCGTCACCCCGCACACGTTGCGGCACTCGTTCGCGACGCACCTGCTGGAGGGCGGTGCGGACGTCAGGGTGGTGCAGGAGCTGCTCGGGCACGCCTCGGTCACGACCACCCAGGTGTACACGCTGGTGACCGTCGACCAGCTGCGTGAGGTCTATGTGGCCGCGCACCCGCGCGCCCGCAGCTCGGCGGCGCCCGCGCGAGGTAGGCTCCCGTCCCAGGACGAAGCGTAG
- the fmt gene encoding methionyl-tRNA formyltransferase, whose translation MRVLFAGTPEVAVPSLRAVLGSRHEVVAVLTRPDAPAGRGRRLTPSPVAEVAAEAGVEVLKPGRPRDPEFLDRLGELAPDCAPIVAYGGLIPPAALEVPKHGWVNLHFSLLPAWRGAAPVQHAVLAGDDITGACTFQLEEGLDTGPVYGLVTEEIRPTDTSGDLLHRLSLSGADLLVRTLDGIDDGSLRPQPQPSDGVSLAPKLTVDDARVDWSTPALRVDRVVRGCTPAPGAWTTFRGERLKLRPVQLERGRDGLAPGEVVVEKSGVRVGTGSHAVVLGEVQPQGKKAMPAADWARGVRPEPGERLGA comes from the coding sequence ATGCGTGTGCTGTTCGCCGGAACCCCCGAGGTCGCCGTCCCGTCGCTGCGGGCGGTGCTGGGGTCGCGGCACGAGGTCGTCGCTGTGCTGACCCGGCCCGACGCTCCGGCGGGGCGGGGCCGCCGGCTGACCCCGTCGCCGGTGGCGGAGGTGGCCGCGGAGGCCGGCGTCGAGGTGCTGAAGCCGGGCAGGCCGCGCGACCCCGAGTTCCTCGACCGGCTGGGCGAGCTGGCGCCCGACTGCGCGCCGATCGTCGCGTACGGCGGGCTGATCCCGCCCGCGGCGCTGGAGGTGCCCAAGCACGGCTGGGTGAACCTGCACTTCTCGCTGCTGCCCGCGTGGCGTGGCGCGGCGCCGGTGCAGCACGCGGTGCTGGCCGGCGACGACATCACCGGCGCGTGCACGTTCCAGCTCGAGGAGGGCCTCGACACTGGGCCGGTGTACGGGCTGGTCACCGAGGAGATCCGGCCCACCGACACCAGCGGCGACCTGCTGCACCGGCTGTCGCTGTCCGGCGCCGACCTGCTGGTGCGCACGCTCGACGGCATCGACGACGGCTCGCTGCGCCCGCAGCCGCAGCCGTCCGACGGCGTGTCGCTGGCGCCGAAGCTGACCGTCGACGACGCGCGGGTCGACTGGTCGACGCCGGCCCTGCGGGTCGACCGCGTGGTGCGCGGCTGCACCCCGGCGCCCGGCGCGTGGACGACGTTCCGGGGCGAGCGGCTGAAGCTGCGCCCAGTCCAGCTCGAGCGCGGCCGCGACGGCCTGGCGCCCGGCGAGGTCGTGGTCGAGAAGTCCGGCGTGCGCGTCGGCACCGGCAGCCACGCCGTCGTGCTGGGTGAGGTGCAGCCGCAGGGCAAGAAGGCGATGCCGGCGGCCGACTGGGCCCGCGGCGTCCGCCCGGAGCCGGGGGAGCGGCTCGGCGCGTGA
- a CDS encoding carbamate kinase: MRVLIALGGNAMTAADGRARPGDQIAAVTVAMEPVADLVAAGYDVVLTHGNGPQVGNLLVKNELAASVVPPVPLDWCGAQTQGTIGFIVIDALERALAARGVRRRVAAVVTRTLVDATDPGFARPTKPIGRYLPRDEAAVLIDHGETWEDRGERGWRRVVASPEPLEVLDAPAAAALLAAGFVVVANGGGGIPVVREPDGAVRGVEAVIDKDLGAALLGHALGAEALVIATDVDGAVLGFGTPHQRPVGTVDVATLRGYAAEGHFASGSMGPKVEAACRFVERGGKRAVITSLGRIADAVRDHAGTTVLPADITREVAGHA; the protein is encoded by the coding sequence GTGCGGGTGCTGATCGCGCTGGGCGGCAACGCCATGACGGCGGCGGACGGGAGGGCGCGGCCGGGCGACCAGATCGCCGCGGTCACCGTCGCCATGGAGCCGGTCGCCGATCTGGTGGCCGCCGGCTACGACGTCGTGCTGACCCACGGCAACGGACCGCAGGTGGGCAACCTGCTGGTCAAGAACGAGCTGGCGGCGAGCGTGGTGCCGCCGGTGCCGCTGGACTGGTGCGGCGCGCAGACCCAGGGGACCATCGGGTTCATCGTCATCGACGCGCTCGAGCGTGCGCTGGCCGCGCGTGGCGTGCGCCGCCGGGTGGCCGCCGTCGTCACCCGGACGTTGGTCGACGCCACCGACCCGGGGTTCGCGCGGCCGACCAAGCCGATCGGCCGGTACCTGCCGCGCGACGAGGCCGCCGTGCTGATCGACCACGGCGAGACCTGGGAGGACCGCGGCGAGCGCGGCTGGCGGCGGGTCGTCGCCAGCCCGGAGCCGCTGGAGGTGCTGGACGCGCCGGCCGCGGCCGCGCTGCTGGCCGCCGGGTTCGTCGTGGTCGCCAACGGGGGCGGCGGCATCCCCGTGGTCCGCGAGCCGGACGGCGCGGTGCGCGGTGTCGAGGCGGTCATCGACAAGGACCTGGGCGCGGCGCTGCTCGGCCACGCGCTCGGCGCGGAGGCGCTGGTCATCGCGACCGACGTCGACGGCGCCGTGCTCGGCTTCGGCACCCCGCACCAGCGCCCGGTCGGCACCGTCGACGTCGCCACCCTGCGCGGGTACGCCGCAGAGGGGCACTTCGCGTCCGGGAGCATGGGGCCGAAGGTGGAGGCGGCCTGCCGGTTCGTCGAGCGGGGCGGCAAGCGCGCCGTCATCACCTCGCTGGGCCGCATCGCCGACGCGGTCCGCGACCACGCCGGAACGACCGTACTGCCAGCAGACATCACACGAGAGGTGGCCGGGCATGCCTGA
- a CDS encoding M48 family metalloprotease → MAGTGFPPDTRLTLRIAETWLLVLLLAFGYATLLGLLVQWLAGWPWWLALFAPLAGGALVYAIEGGTVLPRRLPVADPDPVADHRLLAAVDRLCALAAMDRPKLKVIDVAWPNAIALRLPGRKPTVAVTRGLLDRSDDERLDAVLAHELAHIAHRDAAAMTVALALSTSLALAPMAVLAPIMALEVPLCRAARWCGRAWKPATEDDDFPMPPPRPDVPLLLAAAVLPLLVLARAAVFLLLLGLGLVLLPPMLILALPAAGIIARLGRYRELAADRGAAELTGQPAALAAALTALEAGGPAIPAKDLRDLRTMASMTIVALPKDAEDTGTDAFSRLLDRMMASHPPLAARLDRLAALSRDLGR, encoded by the coding sequence ATGGCCGGTACCGGCTTCCCGCCGGACACCAGGCTGACGTTGCGCATCGCCGAGACGTGGCTGCTGGTCCTGCTGCTCGCGTTCGGGTACGCGACGCTGCTCGGGCTGCTGGTCCAGTGGCTGGCCGGCTGGCCGTGGTGGCTCGCGCTGTTCGCCCCGCTGGCCGGCGGCGCCCTCGTCTACGCCATCGAGGGCGGGACGGTGCTGCCGCGCCGGCTGCCGGTGGCCGACCCCGATCCCGTCGCCGACCACCGCCTCCTCGCCGCCGTCGACCGGCTCTGCGCGCTGGCCGCCATGGACCGGCCGAAGCTCAAGGTCATCGACGTGGCCTGGCCGAACGCGATCGCGCTGCGGCTGCCCGGCCGCAAGCCGACCGTAGCCGTCACCCGCGGACTGCTGGACCGCTCCGACGACGAGCGGCTCGACGCGGTGCTGGCGCACGAGCTGGCCCACATCGCCCACCGCGACGCCGCCGCCATGACCGTCGCGCTGGCGCTGTCGACGTCGCTGGCACTGGCCCCGATGGCGGTGCTGGCGCCGATCATGGCGCTGGAGGTGCCGCTGTGCCGGGCGGCGCGCTGGTGCGGGCGGGCGTGGAAGCCGGCCACCGAGGACGACGACTTCCCGATGCCGCCGCCCCGCCCGGACGTGCCGCTGTTGCTGGCGGCGGCCGTCCTGCCGCTGCTGGTGCTGGCGCGGGCGGCCGTCTTCCTGCTGCTCCTCGGCCTCGGGCTGGTGCTGCTGCCGCCGATGCTGATCCTCGCGCTGCCGGCGGCGGGGATCATCGCCCGGCTGGGCCGCTACCGCGAACTGGCCGCCGACCGTGGCGCGGCCGAGCTCACCGGCCAGCCGGCCGCCCTGGCGGCCGCCCTCACCGCCCTGGAGGCCGGCGGCCCGGCCATCCCGGCGAAGGACCTGCGCGACCTGCGGACGATGGCCTCGATGACGATCGTCGCGCTGCCGAAGGACGCCGAGGACACCGGCACCGACGCGTTCTCCCGGCTGCTCGACCGCATGATGGCCAGCCACCCGCCGCTCGCCGCCCGCCTCGACCGGCTGGCCGCCCTCTCCCGCGACCTCGGCCGATGA
- a CDS encoding GNAT family N-acetyltransferase, with protein sequence MTYRYDLAGDDDVAAIAAVHTLSWRSAYRGHVPDEFLDGDLAGGHLAGWTQRFADRAGTLTVVARDAGGEVAGFVHTMVDHDPELGSLVDNLHVRPDRKRSGIGRRLLAEIAARLQDAGAGDRLYLDVIEANEPARNFYVAVGGKEIGRSTESFGEHEVPVLVFAWTSLDALAGPAR encoded by the coding sequence ATGACCTACCGTTACGACCTCGCCGGCGACGACGACGTGGCGGCCATCGCGGCCGTGCACACGCTGAGCTGGCGCTCGGCCTACCGCGGGCACGTGCCCGACGAGTTCCTCGATGGTGACCTCGCCGGCGGCCACCTCGCCGGCTGGACGCAGCGCTTCGCCGATCGCGCCGGCACGCTGACCGTCGTCGCCCGCGACGCCGGCGGCGAGGTCGCCGGGTTCGTGCACACCATGGTCGACCACGACCCCGAGCTCGGCAGCCTCGTCGACAACCTGCACGTCCGGCCGGACCGCAAGCGCTCCGGCATCGGCCGGCGCCTGCTGGCCGAGATCGCGGCCCGGCTCCAGGACGCCGGCGCGGGGGACCGGCTGTACCTGGACGTCATCGAGGCCAACGAGCCGGCCCGGAACTTCTACGTCGCCGTGGGCGGCAAGGAGATCGGACGCAGCACCGAGAGCTTCGGCGAGCACGAGGTGCCCGTCCTGGTGTTCGCCTGGACGTCACTGGACGCGCTCGCTGGGCCGGCCCGGTGA
- a CDS encoding ring-opening amidohydrolase, which produces MPEPIEVRKVPITHVSDASGLAELIDAGVVEADRVIAVVGKTEGNGGVNDYTRIIADRAFREVLVGRGTRTPEEVKQVPIVWSGGTDGVLSPHATVFATLPPESAPATDEPRLSVGFAMSEPILPEEIGRRGMIEKVAAAVRVGMQRAGITDPADVHYVQTKTPLLTIHTIRDAKARGKDVWTENTHESMDLSNGCTGLGVAVALGEIAMPGDDAVLHDRTLYSSVASCSSGVELDQAQVVVVGNVRGVGGRYRIGHAVMRDAIDADGIWDAIRDAGLKLPDRPHPDDLDGRLVNVFLKCEVSQDGVVRGRRNAMLDDSDVHWHRQIKAAVGGVTASVTGDPAAFVSVSAAHQGPDGGGPVAAIVDLG; this is translated from the coding sequence ATGCCTGAGCCGATCGAGGTCCGCAAAGTGCCGATCACGCACGTCAGCGACGCCTCCGGGCTCGCCGAGCTGATCGACGCCGGGGTCGTGGAGGCCGACCGCGTCATCGCCGTCGTCGGGAAGACCGAGGGCAACGGCGGGGTCAACGACTACACGCGGATCATCGCCGACCGCGCCTTCCGCGAGGTGCTGGTCGGCCGCGGCACCCGCACGCCGGAGGAGGTCAAGCAGGTCCCGATCGTGTGGTCCGGCGGCACCGACGGCGTGCTCAGCCCGCACGCGACGGTGTTCGCGACGCTCCCGCCGGAGTCGGCGCCGGCGACGGACGAGCCGCGGCTGAGCGTCGGCTTCGCGATGAGCGAGCCGATCCTGCCCGAGGAGATCGGCCGCCGCGGCATGATCGAGAAGGTCGCCGCCGCCGTCCGCGTCGGCATGCAGCGGGCCGGCATCACCGACCCCGCCGACGTCCACTACGTGCAGACGAAGACGCCGCTGCTGACCATCCACACCATCCGCGACGCGAAGGCTCGCGGCAAGGACGTGTGGACCGAGAACACGCACGAGTCGATGGACCTCTCCAACGGCTGCACCGGCCTCGGGGTGGCGGTCGCGCTGGGCGAGATCGCGATGCCCGGCGACGACGCCGTCCTGCACGACCGCACGCTGTACTCGTCGGTCGCGTCGTGCTCCTCCGGCGTCGAGCTGGACCAGGCGCAGGTCGTCGTCGTGGGCAACGTGCGCGGGGTCGGCGGGCGGTACCGCATCGGGCACGCCGTCATGCGCGACGCCATCGACGCCGACGGCATCTGGGACGCCATCCGCGACGCCGGGCTGAAGCTGCCGGACCGCCCGCACCCGGACGACCTCGACGGCCGGCTGGTCAACGTGTTCCTCAAGTGCGAGGTCAGCCAGGACGGCGTGGTGCGCGGGCGCCGCAACGCCATGCTGGACGACTCCGACGTGCACTGGCACCGCCAGATCAAGGCCGCCGTCGGCGGCGTCACGGCGTCCGTGACCGGCGACCCGGCCGCGTTCGTCTCGGTCTCCGCCGCCCACCAGGGCCCGGACGGCGGCGGCCCGGTCGCCGCGATCGTCGACCTGGGGTAG
- a CDS encoding AAA family ATPase, translating to MNDVAPSKPDAAGVLPFDTEPELDLGPTRRPPVDFPKPKRLDHHGPARIVAMCNQKGGVGKTTTTINLGAALADYGRRVLLVDFDPQGALSVGLGLDAHDLELSIYNVLMDPSLRAADIVQKTPIDGMDLLPANIDLSAAEIQLVTEVGREQALGRILKPLAGEYDLMLIDCQPSLGLLTVNALTAADGVVVPLECEYFALRGVALLQETIEKVRDRLNPDLQIEGLLATMYDSRTVHGREVLSRLVEAFGDKVFHTVIGRTVRFPETTVAGLPITSFAPSSRGASAYRQLAREVLARWEPARP from the coding sequence CTGAACGACGTGGCACCCTCGAAGCCGGACGCCGCGGGCGTGCTGCCGTTCGACACCGAGCCTGAGCTCGATCTCGGACCCACGCGCCGTCCCCCGGTCGACTTCCCGAAGCCCAAGCGGCTGGACCACCACGGCCCGGCGCGCATCGTCGCCATGTGCAACCAGAAGGGCGGCGTCGGCAAGACCACCACCACCATCAACCTGGGCGCCGCGCTGGCCGACTACGGCCGCCGCGTGCTGCTGGTCGACTTCGACCCCCAGGGCGCGCTGTCGGTCGGTCTCGGCCTCGACGCGCACGACCTCGAGCTGTCGATCTACAACGTCCTGATGGACCCGTCGCTGCGGGCCGCCGACATCGTGCAGAAGACGCCGATCGACGGCATGGACCTCCTGCCCGCCAACATCGACCTCTCCGCGGCCGAGATCCAGCTGGTCACCGAGGTCGGCCGCGAGCAGGCGCTCGGCCGCATCCTCAAGCCGCTGGCCGGCGAGTACGACCTCATGCTGATCGACTGCCAGCCGTCGCTGGGGCTGCTGACGGTCAACGCGCTCACCGCCGCCGACGGCGTGGTCGTGCCGCTGGAGTGCGAGTACTTCGCGCTGCGCGGGGTGGCGCTGCTGCAGGAGACCATCGAGAAGGTGCGCGACCGCCTGAACCCCGACCTGCAGATCGAGGGCCTGCTGGCCACCATGTACGACTCCCGCACGGTGCACGGCCGCGAGGTGCTGTCGCGGCTGGTCGAGGCGTTCGGCGACAAGGTCTTCCACACCGTCATCGGCCGCACCGTCCGGTTCCCCGAGACCACCGTCGCCGGCCTGCCGATCACCAGCTTCGCCCCGTCCTCGCGCGGCGCCTCGGCCTACCGTCAGCTGGCCCGCGAGGTCCTGGCCCGCTGGGAGCCGGCCCGCCCGTGA
- a CDS encoding NUDIX domain-containing protein, giving the protein MSAPRDEPLRWPVTASAHRFEGRVVAVRSDTVRSPVDGSEFVRDVVVHPGAVAVVAVDEDGRVLVVRQYRHPVGLRPVELPAGLRDVDGEPPHESAARELYEEGHVRAADWRVLIDLLTSPGMTDEAIRVFLARGVEVLPDADRFAGEHEEADLGVEWVPLDDLVAAALAGNVQNATLVAAVLAAKAARDGAGYDALRAVGAPWPSGDKDGDSSAG; this is encoded by the coding sequence GTGAGCGCGCCGCGCGACGAGCCGCTGCGCTGGCCCGTCACGGCGTCGGCGCACCGGTTCGAGGGCCGGGTCGTCGCGGTGCGCAGCGACACCGTCCGCTCGCCGGTCGACGGCAGCGAGTTCGTCCGCGACGTCGTCGTGCACCCCGGTGCGGTCGCCGTCGTCGCCGTCGACGAGGACGGCCGCGTGCTGGTCGTCCGGCAGTACCGGCACCCCGTCGGGCTGCGGCCGGTGGAGCTGCCGGCCGGGCTGCGCGACGTCGACGGTGAGCCGCCGCACGAGTCCGCCGCCCGCGAACTGTACGAGGAGGGGCACGTCCGCGCCGCCGACTGGCGGGTGCTGATCGACCTGCTCACCTCGCCCGGCATGACGGACGAGGCGATCCGGGTCTTCCTCGCCCGCGGCGTCGAGGTGCTGCCCGACGCCGACCGCTTCGCCGGCGAGCACGAGGAGGCCGACCTCGGCGTCGAGTGGGTGCCACTGGACGACCTGGTGGCGGCCGCGCTGGCCGGGAACGTGCAGAACGCGACGCTGGTCGCGGCCGTGCTGGCGGCGAAGGCCGCCCGCGACGGCGCCGGCTACGACGCGCTGCGCGCGGTCGGCGCGCCGTGGCCCTCGGGTGACAAGGACGGGGACAGCTCCGCCGGGTAG
- a CDS encoding segregation and condensation protein A: protein MTDATTLLIEPEQDESSKFEVHLENFEGPFDLLLTLIAKHKLDVTEVALSQVTDEFIAHIKGSDWDLDETSEFLVVAATLLDLKAARLLPSGEVEDEDDLALLEARDLLFARLLQYKAYKEVASVLAARFADEALRFPRAVGLEERYAALLPEVVVGLGPEELAMLAAKVLTPKPPPLVGLAHLHQPRVSVREEAVVVVERLRRCRVLTFRTLAADCPTTLHVVARFLSLLELYREKAVAFEQVVALGELTVRWTGDDDEDVPVSAEFDEEAAGD from the coding sequence GTGACGGACGCCACCACCCTGCTGATCGAGCCGGAGCAGGACGAGAGCTCGAAGTTCGAGGTGCACCTCGAGAACTTCGAGGGCCCCTTCGACCTGCTGCTCACGCTCATCGCCAAGCACAAGCTCGACGTCACCGAGGTGGCGTTGTCGCAGGTCACCGACGAGTTCATCGCGCACATCAAGGGGTCCGACTGGGACCTCGACGAGACCAGCGAGTTCCTCGTCGTCGCGGCGACGCTGCTCGACCTCAAGGCGGCCCGGCTGCTGCCCAGCGGCGAGGTCGAGGACGAGGACGACCTCGCGCTGCTCGAGGCGCGCGACCTGCTGTTCGCCCGGCTGCTGCAGTACAAGGCGTACAAGGAGGTCGCGAGCGTGCTGGCGGCCCGCTTCGCCGACGAGGCGCTGCGCTTCCCGCGCGCCGTCGGGCTGGAGGAGCGGTACGCGGCGCTGCTGCCCGAGGTGGTCGTCGGGCTGGGCCCGGAGGAGCTGGCCATGCTGGCGGCCAAGGTGCTCACGCCGAAGCCGCCGCCGCTGGTCGGGCTGGCGCACCTGCACCAGCCGCGGGTCAGCGTCCGCGAAGAGGCCGTCGTCGTCGTGGAGCGGCTGCGCCGGTGCCGAGTGCTGACGTTCCGCACGCTGGCCGCCGACTGCCCCACGACGCTGCACGTCGTGGCCCGGTTCCTGTCGCTGCTGGAGCTGTACCGCGAGAAGGCGGTGGCGTTCGAGCAGGTCGTCGCGCTCGGCGAGCTGACGGTGCGATGGACCGGTGACGACGACGAGGACGTGCCGGTGAGCGCGGAATTCGACGAGGAGGCGGCAGGTGACTGA
- a CDS encoding RsmB/NOP family class I SAM-dependent RNA methyltransferase: MKGDSPREAAFEVLRAVSADDAYANLAMPAALRRHELRGRDAALATELGYGALRGQGSYDAVIAACVTRPIEDLDPPLLDALRLGAHQLLATRVPPHAAVSTTVNLVRRHVNEGAARLANAVLRRIGERDLDGWAAELAPARDADLTGYLAFRHAHPLWIVRALHDALGGDDAELEAALRADNEPAGVTLAVRPGRGTVDELVESGARPTRWSPYGAVVESGSPARLAAVREGRAGVQDEGSQLVALALAAAPVEPPDERWLDLCAGPGGKAALLAGLLTQTGGRLLAVEQHEHRARLVAQALAGDLGEHEVLVADATQPNWPEADFDRVLLDAPCTGLGALRRRPEARWRRRPADVAGLRRLQSGLLRSALWSVRPGGLVAYVTCSPHLAETVTVVDDVLAGRSDVERIDARPYLPGVPDLGDGPDVQLWPHRHGTDAMYLALLRRTE, from the coding sequence GTGAAGGGCGACTCTCCCCGCGAGGCCGCGTTCGAGGTCCTGCGCGCCGTCTCGGCCGACGACGCCTACGCCAACCTCGCCATGCCCGCGGCGCTGCGCCGGCACGAGCTGCGCGGCCGCGACGCCGCGCTGGCGACCGAGCTGGGGTACGGCGCGCTGCGCGGCCAGGGCAGTTACGACGCCGTCATCGCGGCCTGCGTGACGCGGCCGATCGAGGACCTCGACCCGCCGCTGCTCGACGCGCTGCGGCTCGGCGCCCACCAGCTGCTGGCCACCAGGGTCCCGCCGCACGCGGCGGTGTCGACGACGGTGAACCTGGTCCGGCGGCACGTCAACGAGGGCGCGGCGCGCCTGGCCAACGCGGTGCTGCGGCGCATCGGCGAGCGCGACCTCGACGGCTGGGCGGCCGAGCTGGCCCCGGCGCGCGACGCCGACCTCACCGGCTACCTGGCCTTCCGGCACGCCCACCCGCTGTGGATCGTCCGGGCCCTGCACGACGCCCTGGGCGGCGACGACGCGGAGCTGGAGGCGGCGCTGCGGGCCGACAACGAGCCGGCCGGCGTGACGCTGGCGGTGCGGCCCGGGCGCGGCACCGTCGACGAGCTGGTCGAGTCCGGCGCGCGGCCCACCCGCTGGTCGCCGTACGGCGCCGTCGTCGAGTCCGGGTCGCCGGCCCGGCTGGCCGCCGTCCGCGAGGGCCGGGCCGGGGTGCAGGACGAGGGCAGCCAGCTGGTCGCGCTCGCGCTGGCCGCAGCGCCCGTCGAGCCGCCGGACGAGCGCTGGCTGGACCTGTGCGCGGGGCCCGGCGGCAAGGCCGCGCTGCTGGCCGGCCTGCTGACGCAGACCGGTGGCCGGCTGCTCGCCGTCGAGCAGCACGAGCACCGCGCCCGGCTGGTCGCGCAGGCGCTGGCCGGCGACCTCGGCGAGCACGAGGTGCTGGTCGCCGACGCCACCCAGCCGAACTGGCCCGAGGCCGACTTCGACCGCGTCCTGCTCGACGCGCCGTGCACCGGGCTGGGCGCGCTGCGGCGCCGGCCCGAGGCGCGCTGGCGCCGCCGTCCCGCCGACGTCGCCGGGCTGCGGCGGCTGCAGTCCGGCCTGCTGCGGTCGGCGCTGTGGTCGGTGCGCCCCGGCGGGCTGGTCGCGTACGTCACCTGCTCGCCGCACCTGGCCGAGACGGTCACGGTGGTCGACGACGTCCTGGCCGGCCGTTCCGACGTCGAGCGCATCGACGCGCGGCCCTACCTTCCCGGCGTCCCCGATCTCGGCGACGGCCCCGATGTCCAGCTGTGGCCGCACCGGCACGGCACCGACGCGATGTACCTGGCGCTGCTGCGCCGGACGGAGTGA